One Dermatophagoides farinae isolate YC_2012a chromosome 1, ASM2471394v1, whole genome shotgun sequence genomic region harbors:
- the LOC124491486 gene encoding mitochondrial enolase superfamily member 1 — MLTINKISINDIRFPSSKEGHGSDAMHNDPDYSCVYVQIGVNHTNKDLIGHGLTFTIGRGTEVVLAAALALKSLVINTDLDQVFNRAGGWVEFHRRLTNDSQLRWIGPEKGAIHLATAAIVNAIWDLWAKLQAKPLWQLLVDMEPEQLVNCIDFQYISDALTKQEAIEILSRNKSSLQERVDIIRREGYPAYTTGVGWTGYDDQTRRQLCRQALAQGYTRFKVKVGSENIDDDRHRLRIVREEIGSDKLLMVDANQKWDVPEAIERVKQLASFNVLWIEEPTSPDDILGHEQIARQLKQYGIKVATGEHCHNRVMFKQFLTSGAMQYCQIDSCRLAGVNEVLAVILMAAKYGVPVCPHAGGVGLCEYVQHFAIWDYVAVTGTRDNRMVEYVPHLIEHFQHPARILNGHYMVPEHAGYGCHIKPESIKTYNYPNGTYWEQQQLQ, encoded by the exons ATGTtgacaatcaacaaaatatccATCAATGACATCCGTTTTCCTTCTTCAAAAGAGGGCCATGGTTCCGATGCTATG CACAATGATCCAGACTATTCCTGCGTTTACGTCCAGATCGGTGTCAATCATACCAATAAAGATTTAATAGGCCATGGTTTGACATTCACAATTGGACGAGGCACTGAAGTAGTGTTAGCCGCAGCTTTAGCTTTAAAATCGCTTGTTATAAACACAGATTTGGATCAAGTGTTCAATCGCGCTGGCGGCTGGGTGGAATTTCATCGACGTCTCACCAATGATAGTCAACTGCGGTGGATAGGACCGGAAAAAGGAGCCATACATCTGGCCACTGCAGCCATCGTCAATGCAATTTGGGATCTATGGGCAAAACTGCAGGCAAAACCTTTGTGGCAATTACTAGTCGATATGGAACCAGAACAATTGGTCAAttgtattgattttcaatacaT TTCTGATGCGTTGACCAAACAGGAAgctattgaaattttaagtcgtaataaatcatcattacaggAACGAG TGGATATTATTCGACGTGAAGGATATCCAGCTTATACTACTGG AGTAGGATGGACAGGATACGATGATCAAACACGTCGTCAATTATGTCGACAAGCGTTGGCCCAAGGTTATACCCGATTCAAAGTGAAAGTTGGTTCGGAGaacatcgatgatgatcgacaTCGATTACGTATCGTTCGTGAAGAGATTGGTAGCGATAAACTTTTGATGGTCGATGCAAATCAAAAATGGGATGTACCCGAAGCAATCGAAAGGGTGAAACAATTAGCTTCATTCAATGTGCTTTGGATAGAGGAACCAACAA GTCCCGATGATATACTTGGCCATGAGCAAATAGCTCGCCAATTAAAACAGTATGGCATCAAGGTAGCTACAGGTGAACATTGTCATAATCGAGTTATGTTCAAACAATTCTTAACATCTGGTGCCATGCAATACTGCCAAATTGATTCATGTCGGTTGGCTGGCGTCAATGAAGTTTTGGCCGTAATCTTGATGGCTGCTAAATACGGCGTGCCAGTATGTCCACATGCCGGCGGCGTAGGTCTCTGTGAATACGTACAACATTTTGCCATATGGGATTATGTGGCAGTCACGGGAACCCGTGATAATAGAATGGTAGAATACGTACCTCATTTAATCGAACATTTTCAACATCCAGCTCGAATTCTGAATGGTCATTATATGGTTCCCGAACATGCAGGTTATGGCTGTCATATCAAACCAGAGTCTATCAAAACTTATAATTATCCTAACGGTACTTACtgggaacaacaacaattacaatga
- the LOC124491633 gene encoding uncharacterized protein LOC124491633 isoform X2, with product MLPMKPQRKPSRKQLLYQRRSQTTPHYMLASCSSNSTLPTRFPIRTIKCLNFHCLSKVFEYVDFKDLINCQLVCSFWNECVKFHLAKRTYFAYGKQYNDLQRMNYDDEKEFQNNTNDSNTRDPLSLSLNSFYSCEKCQAIINAKIAYDRDESNNYAESKSSGLSSTSENLSSSSSLSASQTSLTSSSDSVIDLLDQNNNNTNGNYNDYRCAECQAIFEELKTFTTKTTNNNNNNSDKQIRQNYYDQFIDAIRLNIFERILSKLPKLRLLKYAQGYRYGFQHNCLNVYGVNLILRTNRHCPHLTNIDLSNCVGLTEADFYQLAKFYGQQLISLNVSGCRIDETCLRLIIKSCDKLRYLNMANNFCRLQGTCLEWISDKIETIVADYNQNVRVLDGLLQGKGRNIIELELNVGYCFNPSMPYKILGNHFQNLISLKIIFKSFGKYKQGIFIHLAKLKELECLYLIEEIDDFDSESSLDDFSVLEILKSCGSKLRELYLHAASSLFGCQSSLTDHSISKIDTFCPLLEVFSIKRASITDQSLNSIARLRNAYTVQLIDLEYISDKGIRQIMTSFRENEDQHKQKLRQICGIDIDVGHNGPNIEQVKRN from the exons ATGTTACCGATGAAACCTCAACGGAAACCAAGCCGTAAGCAATTATTGTATCAACGACGATCTCAAACAACACCCCATTATATGTTGGCATCatgttcatcaaattcaacacTTCCGACACGTTTTCCAATACGTACaataaaatgtttaaattttcattgtttatcCAAAGTATTTGAATATGTTGATTTTAAAGATTTGATAAATTGTCAATTAGTTTGTTCATTCTGGAATGAATGtgttaaatttcatttagcAAAACGTACATATTTTGCTTATGGTAAACAATATAATGATCTACAAAgaatgaattatgatgatgaaaaagaatttcaaaacaatacCAATGATTCGAATACACGTGATCCactttcattgtcattaaattcattttattcatgtgAAAAATGTCAAGCTATTATCAATGCAAAAATTGCCTACGATCgtgatgaatcaaataattatGCTGAATCAAAAAGTTCCGGTTTATCATCGACTAGTGAAAATCTAAGTTCAAGCTCAAGTCTATCGGCATCACAGACAAGtcttacatcatcatcagattctgtcattgatttattggatcagaataataataatactaatggaaattataatgattaccGTTGTGCTGAATGTCAGGCTATTtttgaagaattgaaaacatttacaacaaaaacgactaataataataataataatagtgataAACAGATAcgacaaaattattatgatcaatttATCGATGCTATTCgtttgaatatatttgaaCGAATTTTATCTAAATTACCGAAATTACGATTATTAAAATATGCCCAAG GGTATCGATATGGTTTCCAACATAATTGTTTGAATGTATATGGAGTGAATCTAATATTACGAACAAATCGTCATTGTCCACATCTGACCAATATTGACCTATCCAATTGTGTTGGCCTCACCGAAGCCGATTTCTATCAATTGGCTAAATTTTATGGTCaacaattaatttcattaaatGTTTCGGGATGCCGTATTGATGAAACTTGTTTACggttaataatcaaatccTGTGATAAATTACGTTATTTAAATATGGCGAATAATTTTTGTCGTCTACAAGGAACATGTTTAGAATGGATTTCTGACAAAATAGAAACTATTGTGGccgattataatcaaaatgttcGTGTTCTTGATGGCTTATTGCAAGGAAAAGGGCGAAACATTATTGAACTTGAACTAAATGTTGGCTATTGTTTTAATCCATCAATGCCATATAAAATACTAGGCAATCATTTTcagaatttaatttcattgaaaattatattcaaaagTTTTGGCAAATATAAACAaggaattttcattcatttagcCAAGCTAAAAGAATTAGAATGTCTATATCTCATTGAGgagattgatgattttgattctgaAAGCTCATTGGATGATTTTTCAGTGTTGGAAATATTAAAATCATGTGGTTCAAAGCTACGTGAACTATATTTACACGccgcatcatcattatttggttgtcaatcatcattaactgATCATTCGATCAGTAAAATTGATACGTTTTGTCCATTATTGGAAGTGTTTTCAATAAAACGAGCATCAATTACTGATCAAagtttgaattcaattgcaCGCCTTAGGAATGCCTACACTGTTCAGCTGATTGATTTAGAATATATTAGCGATAAAGGCATTCGACAAATTATGACATCATTTCGTGAAAATGAAGatcaacataaacaaaaattacgaCAGATTTGTGGTATCGATATCGATGTTGGACATAATGGACCAAATATTGAACAAGTAAAACGAAATTAG
- the ValRS gene encoding valyl-tRNA synthetase, which produces MADNQPSVNVVAGDQSSQTTSQSTKVKSEKELKKEAAKQAKLEKLKAKQEKLKNKTATDQETSRKEKKKKEKTVVTYERSIPKGQKKDVHSDPMPDAYSPKYVEAIWYDWWVKSGFFKPEYGRTDILAPNNPRGRFVMVIPPPNVTGYLHLGHALTNAIEDCLTRWHRMSGRTTLWNPGCDHAGISTQIVVEKKLWREQKLTRHDLGREKFVEEVWKWKNEKGDHIYEQLKFLGVSVDWDRAVFTMDPKMCRAVTEAFVRLHERKLIYRSKRMVNWCCTLRSVISDIEVNHLELTGRTFLSVPNYKNKVEFGVLHNFAYPIDEPDSDGPKEVIVATTRIETMLGDTAVLVHPNDDRYKSLHGKYVRHPFVDRKLPIVLDEYVDIDFGTGAMKVTPAHDYNDYIIGERHQMPLVVMITDEGLIAPGFGQFSGMKRFDCRTVIIDELTKLGLYRGWQDNKMVVPQCDRSKDIIEPMVKFQWYIDCQDIAKRAIDVVATNQLRLIPSNHVHFWNRWMSNIQDWCISRQNWWGHRIPVYFAHVKGQPLDDSDVESRQQKHWFSGRNPDEARSKAAVAFNVNESEIELRQDDDVLDTWFSSALFPFAVFGWPEQTNDLKAFYPGQLLETGQDILFFWVARMVMMSLLLNDKLPFETVYLHSIIRDAHGRKMSKSLGNVIDPLDVINGITLEQLHQTVHNSNLNESEVARAIAGQKADFPNGIPECGTDALRFGLLAYTTQGRDINLDIKLIEAYRNFCNKLWNAIKFTLLYLKQDFQPLPVKHPLTGNESLMDRWILSCVTQVTQSINIAFEEYRFADLTQILYDFWLYKFCNTYLECIKPVFQAEVENPRAAEAARQTLYTVMDIGLRLLHPLMPFITEELFQRLPRRPDFDPISLCIAPYPTTEQFVWSRDISLEADVEFMEKIVHNVRSLRSEYNLLKQAKVALHIRFDASSSDLEKRLLPLLSTIATLSYCTPVEMLDSKETCTPAGCAIIPISDHCQAYIHLKGLVDTIKETERLQTKTEKLNGQMVKLHKSMSIQDYETKVPVDVKQSHEDRLKQLTGEIAKVTLALETLSSIGSD; this is translated from the exons ATGGCCGATAATCAACCCAGTgttaatgttgttgctggTGATCAATCATCACAGACAACATCTCAATCAACCAAAGTGAAATCCGAAAAAGAGTTAAAGAAAGAAGCAGCTAAACAAGCCAAATTGGAAAAACTCAAAGCTAAACAAGAAaagttgaaaaacaaaactgcGACCGATCAGGAAACTAGccgtaaagaaaaaaagaaaaaagaaaagactGTGGTCACCTATGAACGATCCATACCTAAAGGCCAGAAGAAGGATGTTCATTCTGATCCAATGCCTGATGCCTATTCACCTAAATATGTAGAAGCCATATGGTACGATTGGTGGGTGAAATCGGGATTTTTCAAACCTGAATACGGCCGTACTGATATTCTGGCACCCAACAATCCTCGTGGTCGCTTCGTCATGGTTATACCTCCGCCTAATGTGACCGGCTACCTACATCTTGGACATGCTTTGACCAATGCCATCGAAGACTGTCTCACCCGTTGGCATAGAATGTCAGGCCGTACGACATTGTGGAATCCAGGTTGTGATCATGCTGGCATCTCAACAcagattgttgttgagaaGAAATTATGGCGTGAACAGAAACTCACCCGTCATGATCTTGGCCGTGAGAAATTCGTGGAAGAAGtttggaaatggaaaaacgaaaaaggTGATCACATTTACGAACAATTAAAATTTCTTGGCGTCTCGGTTGACTGGGATAGGGCGGTGTTTACGATGGATCCTAAAATGTGTCGTGCTGTAACAGAAGCCTTTGTTCGGCTCCACGAACGCAAACTAATCTACCGATCAAAACGAATGGTAAACTGGTGTTGTACGTTACGTTCAGTCATATCGGACATTGAAGTGAACCACTTAGAATTGACCGGTCGTACGTTTTTATCGGTGCCAAATTACAAGAATAAAGTCGAGTTCGGTGTATTGCATAACTTTGCCTATCCCATCGATGAACCTGATTCAGATGGACCTAAAGAAGTAATCGTAGCAACCACTCGTATAGAGACTATGTTGGGCGATACGGCTGTCCTTGTTCATCCCAACGATGATCGTTATAAATCTCTACATGGAAAATATGTACGCCATCCTTTCGTTGATCGTAAACTTCCTATCGTATTAGATGAATACGTGGATATCGATTTCGGTACTGGTGCTATGAAAGTCACTCCAGCTCATGATTACAACGATTACATCATCGGTGAACGTCATCAAATGCCTTTGGTTGTAATGATTACAGACGAAGGTCTTATCGCACCTGGATTTGGCCAATTTTCCGGTATGAAACGTTTCGATTGCCGTACggttatcattgatgaattgacCAAACTTGGTTTGTACCGGGGCTGGCAAGACAACAAAATGGTTGTGCCACAATGTGATCGTTCCAAGGACATAATCGAACCAATGGTCAAATTCCAATGGTATATTGACTGTCAGGACATTGCTAAACGGGCAATCGATGTAGTTGCTACCAATCAACTACGTCTAATTCCTTCAAATCATGTCCATTTCTGGAACAG ATGGATGTCGAACATTCAAGATTGGTGCATATCACGCCAGAACTGGTGGGGCCATCGTATTCCAGTATATTTTGCCCATGTGAAAGGTCAACCACTGGACGATAGTGATGTTGAATCTCGACAACAAAAGCATTGGTTTTCCGGTCGAAATCCCGACGAAGCTCGTAGTAAGGCAGCTGTTGCCTTCAACGTAAACGAATCCGAAATTGAACTACGACAAGATGACGACGTTCTCGACACCTGGTTCTCATCAGCTCTATTTCCATTTGCCGTGTTTGGTTGGCCAGAACAAACCAATGATCTAAAAGCGTTCTATCCAGGCCAATTGCTCGAGACTGGTCAAGATATCCTGTTTTTCTGGGTGGCTCGTATGGTCATGATGAGCTTGTTGCTTAACGACAAATTACCCTTCGAAACTGTCTACTTGCATTCGATCATTCGAGATGCACATGGCCGTAAAATGTCCAAATCGTTGGGTAACGTAATTGATCCATTAGACGTTATAAATGGCATCACATTAGAGCAATTGCATCAAACTGTACATAATTCAAATCTCAATGAATCAGAAGTCGCTCGAGCCATAGCCGGACAGAAAGCTGACTTTCCTAACGGCATTCCAGAATGTGGTACCGATGCTTTACGGTTTGGTCTGTTGGCTTATACTACACAAGGACGTGATATCAATTTGGACATCAAGCTTATTGAAGCATACCGAAATTTCTGTAACAAACTTTGGAATGCGATCAAATTCACATTGCTCTATCTGAAACAGGATTTCCAACCTTTGCCAGTTAAACATCCATTGACCGGTAATGAATCATTAATGGACCGATGGATATTAAGTTGTGTTACTCAGGTCACTCAATCTATCAATATTGCTTTTGAAGAATATCGTTTCGCCGATCTAACACAGATCCTGTATGATTTTTGGCTTTACAAGTTCTGCAACACCTATCTAGAATGCATAAAACCGGTGTTCCAGGCTGAAGTGGAAAATCCTCGTGCTGCCGAAGCTGCACGTCAAACGCTATACACTGTAATGGATATTGGTCTTCGATTGTTGCACCCATTGATGCCATTCATCACCGAAGAGTTATTTCAACGATTGCCTCGTCGACCCGATTTTGATCCTATATCTTTATGCATTGCACCATATCCAACAACCGAACAGTTCGTGTGGTCACGTGATATTTCATTAGAAGCCGACGTCGAATTCATGGAGAAAATTGTTCATAATGTTCGTTCGTTACGATCGGAATATAATCTGCTCAAACAGGCAAAAGTAGCCCTACATATACGTTTCGATGCAAGCAGCAGTGATCTTGAAAAACGATTACTACCGTTGTTAAGCACTATCGCG ACGCTGAGTTATTGCACACCTGTAGAAATGTTGGATTCGAAGGAAACTTGCACACCGGCTGGTTGTGCCATCATTCCAATATCTGACCATTGTCAGGCTTACATACATCTTAAAGGTCTAGTCGATACGATCAAAGAAACGGAACGTCTACAAACAAAGACGGAAAAGCTGAACGGTCAAATGGTCAAACTACATAAATCAATGTCTATACAAGATTATGAGACCAAGGTACCGGTTGATGTTAAGCAATCCCACGAAGATCGTCTTAAACAATTGACTGGTGAAATTGCTAAGGTTACATTGGCTCTTGAGACCTTATCATCGATCGGATCTGATTGA
- the LOC124491633 gene encoding uncharacterized protein LOC124491633 isoform X1 has translation MNKSINQTYKQTMYIEEKLRQQQIESEMLPMKPQRKPSRKQLLYQRRSQTTPHYMLASCSSNSTLPTRFPIRTIKCLNFHCLSKVFEYVDFKDLINCQLVCSFWNECVKFHLAKRTYFAYGKQYNDLQRMNYDDEKEFQNNTNDSNTRDPLSLSLNSFYSCEKCQAIINAKIAYDRDESNNYAESKSSGLSSTSENLSSSSSLSASQTSLTSSSDSVIDLLDQNNNNTNGNYNDYRCAECQAIFEELKTFTTKTTNNNNNNSDKQIRQNYYDQFIDAIRLNIFERILSKLPKLRLLKYAQGYRYGFQHNCLNVYGVNLILRTNRHCPHLTNIDLSNCVGLTEADFYQLAKFYGQQLISLNVSGCRIDETCLRLIIKSCDKLRYLNMANNFCRLQGTCLEWISDKIETIVADYNQNVRVLDGLLQGKGRNIIELELNVGYCFNPSMPYKILGNHFQNLISLKIIFKSFGKYKQGIFIHLAKLKELECLYLIEEIDDFDSESSLDDFSVLEILKSCGSKLRELYLHAASSLFGCQSSLTDHSISKIDTFCPLLEVFSIKRASITDQSLNSIARLRNAYTVQLIDLEYISDKGIRQIMTSFRENEDQHKQKLRQICGIDIDVGHNGPNIEQVKRN, from the exons atgaataaatcaatcaatcaaacatataaacaaacaatgtatattgaagaaaaactacgacaacaacaaattgaatcgGAAATGTTACCGATGAAACCTCAACGGAAACCAAGCCGTAAGCAATTATTGTATCAACGACGATCTCAAACAACACCCCATTATATGTTGGCATCatgttcatcaaattcaacacTTCCGACACGTTTTCCAATACGTACaataaaatgtttaaattttcattgtttatcCAAAGTATTTGAATATGTTGATTTTAAAGATTTGATAAATTGTCAATTAGTTTGTTCATTCTGGAATGAATGtgttaaatttcatttagcAAAACGTACATATTTTGCTTATGGTAAACAATATAATGATCTACAAAgaatgaattatgatgatgaaaaagaatttcaaaacaatacCAATGATTCGAATACACGTGATCCactttcattgtcattaaattcattttattcatgtgAAAAATGTCAAGCTATTATCAATGCAAAAATTGCCTACGATCgtgatgaatcaaataattatGCTGAATCAAAAAGTTCCGGTTTATCATCGACTAGTGAAAATCTAAGTTCAAGCTCAAGTCTATCGGCATCACAGACAAGtcttacatcatcatcagattctgtcattgatttattggatcagaataataataatactaatggaaattataatgattaccGTTGTGCTGAATGTCAGGCTATTtttgaagaattgaaaacatttacaacaaaaacgactaataataataataataatagtgataAACAGATAcgacaaaattattatgatcaatttATCGATGCTATTCgtttgaatatatttgaaCGAATTTTATCTAAATTACCGAAATTACGATTATTAAAATATGCCCAAG GGTATCGATATGGTTTCCAACATAATTGTTTGAATGTATATGGAGTGAATCTAATATTACGAACAAATCGTCATTGTCCACATCTGACCAATATTGACCTATCCAATTGTGTTGGCCTCACCGAAGCCGATTTCTATCAATTGGCTAAATTTTATGGTCaacaattaatttcattaaatGTTTCGGGATGCCGTATTGATGAAACTTGTTTACggttaataatcaaatccTGTGATAAATTACGTTATTTAAATATGGCGAATAATTTTTGTCGTCTACAAGGAACATGTTTAGAATGGATTTCTGACAAAATAGAAACTATTGTGGccgattataatcaaaatgttcGTGTTCTTGATGGCTTATTGCAAGGAAAAGGGCGAAACATTATTGAACTTGAACTAAATGTTGGCTATTGTTTTAATCCATCAATGCCATATAAAATACTAGGCAATCATTTTcagaatttaatttcattgaaaattatattcaaaagTTTTGGCAAATATAAACAaggaattttcattcatttagcCAAGCTAAAAGAATTAGAATGTCTATATCTCATTGAGgagattgatgattttgattctgaAAGCTCATTGGATGATTTTTCAGTGTTGGAAATATTAAAATCATGTGGTTCAAAGCTACGTGAACTATATTTACACGccgcatcatcattatttggttgtcaatcatcattaactgATCATTCGATCAGTAAAATTGATACGTTTTGTCCATTATTGGAAGTGTTTTCAATAAAACGAGCATCAATTACTGATCAAagtttgaattcaattgcaCGCCTTAGGAATGCCTACACTGTTCAGCTGATTGATTTAGAATATATTAGCGATAAAGGCATTCGACAAATTATGACATCATTTCGTGAAAATGAAGatcaacataaacaaaaattacgaCAGATTTGTGGTATCGATATCGATGTTGGACATAATGGACCAAATATTGAACAAGTAAAACGAAATTAG
- the up gene encoding troponin T, skeletal muscle, with protein sequence MSDEEEYSEEEIEEPEPEVKKPQPPKQAEKPAEAQSEAEAAMDEKIRKKKQEEEEQWSEYIEQRKKQKQKEEDDLRKLKERQALRKQKRAEQERMLEEWRLKQEAQRIKELEERRSKEAEAKRKRLEEAERKRAAMQAALNKQKTGQDKVERNFVITKRSDGGPGAALGNSGFDRFSNVISARSEMGKTKEQLEEDKRIAMSFRVKPLDIDGLSVDDLKKKASQLWDMIVQLESDKYDLEERKKRQDYDLKELAERQRQINRNKALKKGLDPDALSGKFPPKILTASKYERQVDRRTFNDKKSLFEGGYDAMVEAQLEKMWQERVKEFKDKDKSTLPKWDPEHPKNKETYEPGARTYDVNDEDDLDLLDAFIKPPGFDSAGGDEESTPAQVPASKPPPPAQEEEEEEEEEEEEEEEEEEEEEE encoded by the exons ATGTCTGACGAAGAAGAATACAG TGAGGAAGAGATTGAAGAGCCAGAGCCAGAGGTCAAGAAGCCTCAGCCACCGAAACAAGCAGAAAAACCAGCTGAAGCTCAATCGGAAGCTGAAGCTGctatggatgaaaaaatccGTAAGAAGAAACAggaagaagaagaacaaTGGTCTGAGTACATTGAACAACGgaaaaagcaaaaacaaaaagaagagGATGATTTACGAAAGCTTAAGGAGCGACAAGCTCTCCGTAAACAAAAACGAGCTGAACAAGAACGTATGCTCGAAGAATGGAGATTAAAACAGGAAGCCCAGCGTATTAAGGAACTCGAAGAACGACGATCGAAAGAAGCCGAAGCAAAACGCAAACGTCTTGAAGAAGCCGAAAGGAAACGAGCTGCCATGCAAGCTGCATTGAACAAGCAGAAAACCGGTCAAGACAAAGTGGAACGAAACTTTGTCATTACAAAACGATCGGATGGAGGACCGGGTGCCGCCCTTGGAAATAGTGGATTTGATCGA TTCTCGAACGTAATATCGGCTCGATCCGAGATGGGCAAAACCAAAGAACAACTTGAAGAAGATAAACGTATCGCTATGTCGTTTCGTGTTAAACCCTTGGACATTGATGGTCTTTCGGTAGATGACCTCAAAAAGAAAGCTTCTCAACTCTGGGATATGATCGTACAACTTGAAAGCGATAAGTACGATCTCGAGGAACGTAAAAAACGCCAGGACTATGAC TTGAAAGAATTGGCCGAACGTCAACgtcaaatcaatcgaaacaAGGCCTTGAAAAAGGGTCTGGATCCAGA TGCTCTGTCAGGCAAATTCCCACCAAAAATATTGACCGCATCCAAATACGAACGACAAGTCGATCGTCGAACATTCAACGACAAAAAGAGCTTGTTCGAAGGC GGCTACGACGCCATGGTCGAAGCACAATTGGAAAAGATGTGGCAAGAACGTGTTAAAGAATTCAAAGATAAGGATAAATCCACACTACCTAAATGGGATCCTGAACATCCCAAAAACAAGGAGACCTATGAACCTGGCGCTCGCACCtatgatgtgaatgatgaagatgaccTCGACCTGTTGGATGCCTTCATTAAACCACCGGGCTTTGATTCCGCCGGTGGCGACGAGGAATCGACACCAGCTCAAGTACCAGCATCCAAACCTCCACCGCCTGCCCAAgaggaagaagaagaagaggaggaagaagaagaagaagaggaGGAAgaggaagaagaagaagaggaATAA
- the emc gene encoding basic helix-loop-helix domain-containing extra-macrochaetae, producing MNKQSSSFNSLQFETKSLKSPNEKMVIHNQHSPINGSRIKMLTANQLRQRQLDRQEMQSLLAKLKQLVPGIPKHRRCSKLEIIQHVIDYIFDLQTALEQHPIASSLAATAFATADFVAVATNSNIQSHSTNSISDQSTSQLATANVSCDRYLSMTTTVSLNSNSHEMANISLQPSHHQSYQQSQLPQRIPGSNRQPLASIVL from the coding sequence atgaataaacaatcatcatcatttaattcattaCAATTTGAAACAAAGTCGCTGAAATcaccaaacgaaaaaatggtCATACATAATCAACATTCACCCATCAACGGTAGTCGGATTAAAATGCTCACCGCAAATCAACTACGTCAACGACAACTTGATCGTCAGGAGATGCAATCACTATTGGCTAAATTAAAGCAATTAGTACCTGGAATCCCTAAACATCGACGTTGCTCTAAATTGGAAATCATTCAGCATGTCATTGATTACATTTTTGATCTACAAACTGCACTGGAACAACATCCGATTGCTTCATCATTGGCCGCAACGGCATTTGCTACCGCAGATTTTGTTGCCGTTGCAACCAATTCAAATATCCAAAGCCATTCAACCAACTCTATTTCCGATCAATCTACATCTCAATTGGCAACCGCGAATGTATCCTGTGATCGTTACCTCAGCATGACAACAACCGTATCGCTGAATTCGAATAGCCATGAAATGGCCAATATATCGCTACAaccatcacatcatcaatcatatcaACAATCACAATTACCGCAAAGGATACCAGGTTCCAATAGGCAACCTTTAGCATCGATCGTTCTATAA